A genomic segment from Variovorax paradoxus B4 encodes:
- a CDS encoding VOC family protein, which yields MRIDHIALWTTDLERCKRFYTDYFGATAGAGYVNPAKGFASCFLSLGDGARIEAMTTSALSPVTAEAGAQRMGWTHLAISVGSETAVDELTQRLKSDGYPLLDGPRRTGDGYYESVVLDPDGNRIEITA from the coding sequence ATGCGCATCGATCACATTGCCCTCTGGACCACCGATCTCGAACGCTGCAAGCGCTTCTACACCGACTACTTCGGCGCCACGGCCGGTGCGGGCTATGTCAATCCGGCCAAGGGCTTTGCGTCCTGCTTCCTGAGCCTGGGCGATGGCGCCCGCATCGAGGCGATGACGACCAGCGCCCTCTCGCCTGTAACGGCCGAGGCCGGCGCGCAGCGCATGGGATGGACGCACCTGGCCATCAGCGTGGGGTCGGAGACTGCGGTCGACGAACTGACGCAACGGCTGAAGTCGGATGGCTACCCGCTGCTCGACGGCCCGCGCCGCACCGGCGACGGCTACTACGAAAGCGTGGTGCTCGACCCCGACGGCAACCGCATCGAGATCACGGCCTGA
- a CDS encoding SAM-dependent methyltransferase gives MPNVFQPDFRPSRARSAPQTPAAPEASITKADTRDYFTEVAEDYRAWSPSYNMHFGFWRLGLNPLRREGMLVEMNRAVGRALKLDEPRPLQERAPRRCVVDLGCGAGATARTLVGDDPSLYAVTVTNVAVQNSIAVRLDARAGVADRVAHIEADYTRTGLPTAQADGAWAVESACYASGTAKADFVREAARLLKPGARLAVIDGFLLRQNPGRTAGWLHRLWADSWAVPTLAVQGDFVAALRDNGFDEIEVRSLRWRVAPSALHIPVLATRFALAELWKARGRLSPWRRKHIVASYCALVLGLFWRDFDYCMVTARRSG, from the coding sequence GTGCCCAACGTCTTCCAGCCCGATTTCCGTCCATCTCGCGCTCGCAGTGCGCCTCAGACACCCGCGGCGCCCGAAGCCTCCATCACCAAGGCCGATACGCGGGACTATTTCACCGAGGTGGCCGAAGACTATCGCGCGTGGAGCCCCAGCTACAACATGCACTTCGGCTTCTGGCGGCTCGGCCTGAACCCGCTGCGGCGCGAAGGCATGCTGGTGGAAATGAACCGCGCCGTCGGCCGCGCGCTGAAGCTCGACGAGCCCCGGCCATTGCAGGAAAGGGCGCCGCGCCGCTGCGTGGTCGACCTTGGCTGCGGCGCCGGCGCCACCGCGCGCACGCTGGTCGGCGACGACCCGTCTCTGTATGCCGTCACGGTCACCAACGTGGCGGTGCAGAACAGCATCGCCGTGCGGCTCGATGCCCGCGCCGGCGTGGCCGACCGCGTGGCGCACATCGAAGCCGACTACACCCGCACCGGCCTGCCCACCGCACAGGCCGATGGTGCCTGGGCGGTGGAAAGCGCCTGCTACGCGAGCGGCACGGCCAAGGCCGATTTCGTGCGCGAGGCGGCCCGCCTGCTGAAGCCCGGCGCGCGGCTCGCGGTGATCGACGGTTTCCTGCTGCGCCAGAATCCCGGCCGCACCGCCGGCTGGCTGCACCGCCTGTGGGCCGACAGCTGGGCCGTGCCCACCCTGGCCGTGCAGGGCGATTTCGTTGCCGCGCTGCGCGACAACGGATTCGACGAGATCGAGGTGCGGTCGCTGCGCTGGCGCGTGGCGCCCAGTGCGCTGCACATTCCGGTGCTTGCCACGCGCTTCGCGCTGGCCGAACTCTGGAAGGCGCGCGGCAGGCTCAGCCCCTGGCGCCGCAAGCACATCGTGGCCAGCTATTGCGCGCTGGTGCTGGGCCTTTTCTGGCGCGATTTCGACTACTGCATGGTGACGGCCAGGCGCAGCGGCTGA
- a CDS encoding DUF4166 domain-containing protein, translating into MKDTRPVFQQVLGPGWDQLGEVIRRHYAMAPFSNAHVCVRGTMDEVHHAPWARVLMPFGRLFGALVPYTGTGVPIEVHYRCRPGNARLYWDRIFSFEGRAPFHFRSHMAHAAKGGGEVIEYVRFGIGMRLAVSAEEGALVFRDLGCIWRLGRLRVPLPLGLLLGTAYVEERPDPHDADRFTMKMVLRHRWFGDVFRYSGRFRLGPQ; encoded by the coding sequence ATGAAGGACACGAGGCCCGTCTTCCAGCAGGTGCTCGGCCCTGGCTGGGACCAGCTCGGCGAAGTGATCCGCCGGCACTACGCAATGGCGCCGTTCTCGAACGCCCACGTGTGCGTGCGCGGCACGATGGATGAAGTGCATCACGCGCCGTGGGCGCGCGTGCTGATGCCCTTCGGCCGCCTGTTCGGCGCACTCGTTCCCTACACCGGCACCGGCGTGCCGATCGAAGTGCACTACCGCTGCCGGCCCGGCAACGCCCGCCTCTACTGGGACCGCATCTTCAGCTTCGAAGGCCGCGCGCCGTTTCACTTCCGCTCGCACATGGCGCACGCGGCCAAGGGCGGCGGCGAGGTGATCGAGTACGTGCGCTTCGGCATCGGCATGCGCCTGGCCGTGAGCGCGGAAGAAGGCGCGCTGGTGTTCCGCGACCTCGGCTGCATCTGGCGCCTTGGCAGGCTGCGCGTGCCGCTGCCGCTGGGCCTGCTGCTGGGCACCGCCTACGTCGAGGAGCGGCCCGACCCGCACGATGCCGACCGCTTCACCATGAAGATGGTGCTGCGCCACCGCTGGTTCGGCGACGTGTTCCGCTACAGCGGGCGCTTCCGGTTGGGTCCACAATGA
- a CDS encoding YciI-like protein, whose translation MHHLLIYDTAPDYLERRGEFRDAHLALAWQAVERGELLLGGATSDPPDGAVLLFEAGSADVPAAFAKADPYVRHGIVTGWRVNAWNTVVGAQTSTPVRPSSATPAR comes from the coding sequence ATGCACCACCTGCTGATTTACGACACCGCACCCGACTACCTCGAACGCCGCGGCGAATTCCGCGATGCGCACCTTGCGCTTGCGTGGCAGGCCGTGGAGCGCGGCGAGCTGCTGCTCGGCGGCGCCACGTCCGACCCGCCCGATGGTGCGGTGCTGCTGTTCGAAGCCGGCTCGGCCGATGTGCCCGCAGCCTTTGCCAAGGCCGACCCCTACGTGCGCCACGGCATCGTCACGGGTTGGCGCGTGAACGCCTGGAACACCGTGGTCGGTGCGCAGACATCGACGCCCGTCAGGCCCTCCTCCGCAACCCCCGCACGATGA
- a CDS encoding GbsR/MarR family transcriptional regulator — protein sequence MELTDIQRKFVLHWGEMGSMWGVNRTVSQIHALLFAHGKPMHAEELSDTLGVARSNVSNSLKELQAWNLVRVTHILGDRRDYFETSVDVWELFRTVVRERKEREFDPTIRVLREIVSSPDFQKEPADAQDRIRSTMDLMSKLATWADEMLRLSPGTLDKVLTLGASVQKFVRGDAAQAATPAAPKKDDDDPDAHHASLPMI from the coding sequence ATGGAACTCACCGACATCCAACGCAAGTTCGTTCTCCACTGGGGGGAAATGGGCTCGATGTGGGGCGTCAACCGCACGGTCTCGCAAATCCACGCACTGCTGTTCGCCCATGGCAAGCCCATGCATGCGGAAGAACTCTCCGACACGCTGGGCGTGGCCCGCTCCAACGTGAGCAACAGCCTGAAGGAACTGCAGGCGTGGAACCTGGTGCGCGTGACGCACATCCTGGGCGACCGGCGTGACTATTTCGAAACCAGCGTTGACGTCTGGGAGCTGTTCCGCACCGTGGTGCGCGAGCGCAAGGAGCGCGAGTTCGACCCCACCATCCGCGTGCTGCGCGAAATTGTCTCCAGCCCCGACTTCCAGAAGGAGCCTGCCGATGCGCAGGACCGCATCCGCTCCACCATGGATCTGATGAGCAAGCTCGCCACCTGGGCCGACGAAATGCTGCGGCTCTCGCCCGGCACGCTCGACAAGGTGCTGACGCTGGGCGCCAGCGTGCAGAAGTTCGTTCGCGGGGATGCGGCGCAGGCGGCAACTCCTGCGGCCCCGAAGAAGGACGACGACGACCCCGATGCCCACCACGCCAGCCTGCCGATGATTTGA
- a CDS encoding 3'-5' exonuclease — protein MSDNPPALPPLPEREQIALLEPFEGLGLKDIVVISTLQDAEHAAAALLAAGVAGFDTESKPTFAKNEVSGGPHVVQFATRETAWLFQLHRTECNPVVATLIASTELRKVGFGLSTDLTLIRNRLNIEPKAVFDIDSEFRHRGYRKSVGVKAAVALVFNRRFVKSRKATTSNWANRQLTEAQIRYAANDAYASIRVFDALFGG, from the coding sequence GTGAGCGACAACCCTCCCGCGTTGCCGCCCCTTCCCGAGCGCGAGCAGATCGCGCTGCTCGAACCCTTCGAGGGCCTGGGCCTGAAAGACATCGTGGTCATTTCCACGCTGCAGGACGCCGAACATGCCGCCGCCGCATTGCTGGCCGCCGGCGTCGCCGGCTTCGACACCGAATCCAAGCCCACCTTCGCGAAGAACGAGGTCTCGGGCGGCCCGCACGTGGTGCAGTTCGCAACGCGCGAGACAGCCTGGCTGTTCCAACTGCACCGCACCGAATGCAATCCGGTGGTCGCAACGCTGATTGCTTCCACCGAACTCCGGAAGGTCGGCTTCGGCCTTTCGACCGATCTCACGCTGATCCGCAACCGCCTCAACATCGAGCCGAAGGCGGTGTTCGACATCGACAGCGAGTTCCGCCACCGCGGCTACCGCAAGTCGGTGGGCGTGAAGGCGGCCGTGGCGCTGGTGTTCAACCGGCGCTTCGTGAAGTCGCGCAAGGCGACCACCTCGAACTGGGCCAACAGGCAGCTGACCGAAGCGCAGATCCGCTATGCGGCCAATGACGCCTACGCGTCCATTCGCGTGTTCGATGCGCTCTTCGGCGGCTGA
- a CDS encoding DOPA 4,5-dioxygenase family protein yields MPRRPENLYPQYHAHVYFGPATVAQARQLCEQAGRELMVVVGRVHERLVGPHTHWSCQLAFDAAEFDQVIEWLEAHRNGLDIFVHGVTGDDFADHTAHAMWLGEESALDLRMFRR; encoded by the coding sequence ATGCCGCGCCGCCCCGAAAACCTCTATCCGCAATACCACGCCCACGTCTACTTCGGCCCGGCCACCGTGGCGCAGGCCAGGCAGCTGTGCGAGCAGGCGGGCCGCGAACTGATGGTGGTGGTCGGCCGGGTGCACGAACGGCTGGTGGGGCCCCACACGCACTGGAGCTGCCAGCTGGCGTTCGACGCGGCCGAGTTCGACCAGGTGATCGAATGGCTCGAAGCCCATCGCAACGGCCTCGACATCTTCGTGCACGGGGTCACGGGCGACGACTTCGCCGACCACACGGCGCATGCCATGTGGCTCGGCGAGGAAAGCGCGCTCGACCTGCGGATGTTCCGGCGTTAG
- a CDS encoding PA0069 family radical SAM protein: MPAARIPIHAIKGRGAATRLAHRFSRDERNAFDDGWGTLEERAAEAEELPPLATEVRFEDVKSVLNENDSPDISFDRSLNPYRGCEHGCIYCFARPTHSYLNLSPGLDFETRLIAKRNIVEVLRTELGRKSYRPSHVAIGTATDCYQPIERELRLTRSVIELLKETHHPFALVTKSSAVERDLDLIAPMAAEHLAAVYVTVTTLDGELARKLEPRAAAPHRRLRTIRTLAEAGVPVGVSVAPQIPFVNEDMEQVLEAAWAAGARSAFYTVIRLPWEVAPLFKEWLELHYPQRADRIMARIHEMRGGKDYDADFATRMKGSGLWADLIRQRFEKAANRIGFNRERIALDLSAFRPPGAAGQGSLF, translated from the coding sequence ATGCCGGCGGCCCGCATTCCCATCCATGCCATCAAGGGCCGCGGCGCGGCCACGCGCTTGGCGCACCGCTTTTCGCGCGACGAGCGCAATGCCTTCGACGACGGCTGGGGCACGCTCGAAGAACGCGCGGCCGAAGCCGAGGAGCTGCCGCCGCTCGCCACCGAAGTGCGTTTCGAGGACGTGAAGTCGGTGCTCAACGAGAACGACTCGCCCGACATTTCATTCGACCGTTCGCTCAACCCGTACCGCGGCTGCGAGCATGGCTGCATCTACTGCTTTGCCCGGCCCACGCACAGCTACCTCAATCTCTCGCCGGGGCTCGACTTCGAAACCAGGCTCATCGCCAAGCGCAACATCGTCGAGGTGCTGCGCACCGAACTCGGCCGCAAGAGCTACCGGCCCAGCCATGTCGCCATCGGCACCGCCACCGACTGCTACCAGCCCATCGAACGCGAACTGCGGCTCACCCGTTCGGTGATCGAGCTGCTGAAGGAAACGCACCATCCGTTTGCGCTGGTCACGAAATCGAGCGCGGTGGAGCGCGACCTCGACCTGATCGCCCCCATGGCCGCCGAGCACCTGGCCGCGGTGTACGTGACCGTGACCACGCTCGACGGCGAACTGGCCCGCAAGCTGGAGCCGCGCGCTGCCGCGCCACATCGGCGGCTGCGCACCATACGCACGCTGGCCGAGGCGGGCGTGCCGGTGGGGGTGAGCGTGGCGCCGCAGATTCCCTTCGTCAACGAGGACATGGAACAGGTGCTCGAAGCCGCCTGGGCCGCCGGTGCGCGCAGCGCCTTCTACACGGTGATCCGGCTGCCGTGGGAGGTGGCGCCGCTCTTCAAGGAGTGGCTCGAACTGCACTACCCGCAGCGCGCGGACCGCATCATGGCGCGCATCCACGAGATGCGCGGCGGCAAGGACTACGACGCCGACTTCGCCACCCGCATGAAGGGCTCAGGCCTCTGGGCCGACCTGATCCGCCAGCGCTTCGAGAAGGCGGCGAACCGCATCGGCTTCAACCGAGAGCGCATTGCGCTCGACCTCAGCGCGTTCCGGCCACCTGGCGCAGCGGGGCAGGGCAGCCTGTTCTAG
- the fghA gene encoding S-formylglutathione hydrolase, translating to MTDTLKTLSEHHAFGGVQSFHEHASHEIGLPMRFSVYLPPQATHERVPALLYLAGLTCNEETFAVKAGAQRMAASLGLALIAPDTSPRGSIAEGLPGATANWDFGIGAGFYLDATEAPWSTHWRMESWIVHELLPLVGRHFAIDDQHLGIFGHSMGGHGALTLALRHPGRFKSLSAFAPICAPTQCPWGEKALGGYLGEPGDDRAQWLAHDASALMKSQTAAPYPQGILIDQGLADKFLAEQLLPEAFEAACFAAGQPLTLRRHAGYDHGYYFIQTFMADHIAHHAQTLRG from the coding sequence ATGACCGACACCCTCAAGACCCTTTCCGAGCACCACGCCTTCGGCGGCGTGCAGAGCTTCCACGAGCACGCCTCGCACGAGATCGGCCTGCCGATGCGCTTTTCGGTCTACCTGCCGCCGCAGGCCACGCACGAGCGCGTGCCGGCCCTGCTCTACCTGGCGGGGCTGACCTGCAACGAAGAGACCTTTGCAGTGAAGGCCGGCGCGCAGCGCATGGCCGCCAGCCTGGGCCTGGCGTTGATCGCGCCCGACACCAGCCCGCGCGGGAGCATTGCCGAAGGCCTGCCCGGCGCCACCGCCAACTGGGACTTCGGCATTGGCGCGGGCTTCTACCTCGATGCCACCGAAGCCCCCTGGTCCACCCACTGGCGCATGGAAAGCTGGATCGTGCACGAGCTGCTGCCCTTGGTGGGACGGCACTTCGCCATCGACGACCAGCATCTGGGCATCTTCGGCCATTCGATGGGCGGCCACGGTGCACTCACCCTGGCGCTGCGGCATCCGGGGCGCTTCAAGTCGCTGTCGGCGTTCGCGCCCATCTGCGCGCCCACGCAATGCCCGTGGGGCGAAAAAGCGTTGGGCGGCTACCTGGGCGAGCCCGGCGACGACCGCGCGCAATGGCTCGCGCACGACGCCAGCGCGCTCATGAAATCGCAGACTGCCGCGCCCTATCCGCAAGGCATACTGATCGACCAGGGGCTGGCCGACAAATTCCTTGCCGAGCAGCTGCTCCCCGAAGCCTTCGAGGCCGCCTGCTTTGCCGCCGGCCAACCGCTCACATTGCGCCGCCACGCGGGCTACGACCACGGCTACTACTTCATCCAGACTTTCATGGCGGACCACATCGCGCACCACGCGCAAACGCTGCGCGGCTGA
- a CDS encoding gluconokinase — MNGVWLVVMGVSGCGKSSLGAALAVGFGLPLIEGDDYHPPANVEKMSRGIALTDADRAGWLATLGQKLAAAPQGAVLTCSALKRSYREQLRAAVPGLRFVFMEIERAESERRVAARAGAGEHMFPASLVANQFATLESPVGEPGVLAVDATAPLGALVGQVKAWLPGG; from the coding sequence ATGAACGGGGTATGGCTGGTCGTGATGGGTGTTTCGGGCTGCGGCAAATCGAGCCTCGGCGCTGCGCTGGCGGTGGGGTTCGGGCTGCCGCTGATCGAGGGCGACGACTACCACCCGCCGGCCAATGTCGAAAAGATGAGCCGCGGCATCGCACTGACCGATGCGGACCGCGCCGGCTGGCTCGCGACGCTGGGGCAGAAGCTGGCCGCTGCGCCGCAGGGGGCGGTGTTGACCTGCTCGGCGCTCAAGCGCAGCTACCGGGAGCAGTTGCGCGCGGCAGTGCCGGGGCTGCGCTTCGTGTTCATGGAGATCGAACGCGCCGAATCCGAACGCCGCGTGGCCGCACGGGCCGGCGCGGGCGAGCACATGTTTCCGGCGAGCCTGGTCGCCAACCAGTTCGCGACGCTGGAGTCCCCGGTCGGCGAGCCGGGCGTGCTCGCGGTCGATGCGACGGCGCCGCTGGGGGCGCTGGTCGGGCAGGTCAAGGCCTGGTTGCCTGGCGGCTGA
- a CDS encoding TfoX/Sxy family protein has product MSAFVQSLHEIFERLGRIETRRMFGGHGVWHEGRMIALVAKDTLYLKADAGSAEHFDKQNLPPFTYVREGKAMPMSYRLAPADLFEDREEAALWGRRAYEAALRSGQPPKKKKTAAAAQKTPARKAPVKKKKKAASS; this is encoded by the coding sequence ATGAGCGCATTCGTACAGAGCCTGCACGAAATCTTCGAGCGCCTCGGCCGCATCGAAACGCGCCGCATGTTCGGCGGGCATGGCGTATGGCACGAGGGCCGCATGATCGCGCTCGTCGCCAAGGACACGCTCTACCTCAAGGCCGATGCCGGCAGCGCCGAGCATTTCGACAAGCAGAACCTGCCGCCCTTCACCTATGTGCGCGAAGGCAAGGCGATGCCGATGTCATACCGGCTGGCCCCGGCCGATCTTTTCGAAGACCGTGAGGAAGCCGCGCTCTGGGGCCGCCGTGCCTATGAAGCGGCTCTGCGTTCAGGCCAGCCTCCGAAGAAGAAAAAGACCGCGGCTGCCGCCCAAAAAACTCCTGCCAGGAAAGCCCCAGTGAAGAAGAAAAAGAAAGCAGCCTCCTCGTGA
- the gnd gene encoding decarboxylating NADP(+)-dependent phosphogluconate dehydrogenase, which yields MSNKSDFGLIGLAVMGQNLVLNVESRGFQVSVYNRTEATTEAFVAANPGKKLVGAKTLEEFVQSLARPRKIQIMVKAGAPVDQVIEQLIPLLDKDDIVIDGGNSLYTDTERRDAYLQAKGLRFIGAGVSGGEEGARKGPSIMPGGPLSTWEVMKPIFESIAAKVDGEPCVIHIGPGGAGHYVKMVHNGIEYGDMQLICEAYSLFKAAGFSTDEMAAVFNQWNDGELQSYLIQITAKALEQKDPETGQPIVDLILDKAGQKGTGQWTLVNAAENAVVISTINAAVEARVLSSQKKARVAASKVLQGPKIELSLDKKALVAKVHDALYASKVVSYAQGFDLIQTMGEKKEWKLDLGRIAAIWRGGCIIRARFLNRITDAYRTDPSLGNLMLDPFFKDLLNRTQQNWREVVALAVSNGIPVPAFSASLAYYDSYRTERLPANLLQAQRDFFGAHTYERVDKPAGEFFHTNWPEVIG from the coding sequence ATGAGCAACAAGAGCGATTTCGGATTGATCGGCCTGGCCGTGATGGGCCAGAACCTGGTGCTGAACGTGGAAAGCCGCGGCTTCCAGGTCAGCGTGTACAACCGCACCGAAGCCACCACCGAAGCCTTCGTGGCCGCCAATCCCGGCAAGAAGCTGGTCGGCGCGAAGACGCTCGAGGAGTTCGTGCAGAGCCTCGCCAGGCCGCGCAAGATCCAGATCATGGTGAAGGCCGGCGCACCGGTCGACCAGGTCATCGAGCAGCTGATTCCCCTGCTCGACAAGGACGACATCGTCATCGATGGCGGCAACAGCCTCTACACCGACACCGAGCGCCGCGACGCCTACCTCCAGGCCAAGGGCCTGCGCTTCATCGGCGCGGGCGTGTCGGGCGGCGAGGAAGGCGCGCGCAAGGGTCCGTCGATCATGCCGGGCGGCCCGCTCTCCACCTGGGAAGTGATGAAGCCGATCTTCGAGAGCATCGCGGCCAAGGTGGACGGCGAGCCCTGCGTGATCCACATCGGCCCCGGCGGCGCGGGCCACTACGTGAAGATGGTGCACAACGGCATCGAGTACGGCGACATGCAGCTGATCTGCGAGGCCTACAGCCTGTTCAAGGCCGCCGGCTTCAGCACCGACGAGATGGCGGCGGTCTTCAACCAATGGAACGACGGCGAGCTGCAGAGCTACCTGATCCAGATCACCGCCAAGGCGCTCGAACAGAAAGACCCGGAAACGGGCCAACCGATCGTCGACCTCATTCTCGACAAGGCCGGCCAGAAGGGCACGGGCCAGTGGACGCTCGTCAACGCGGCCGAGAACGCGGTGGTCATCAGCACCATCAACGCCGCGGTCGAGGCGCGCGTGCTGTCGTCGCAGAAGAAGGCTCGCGTGGCAGCCAGCAAGGTGCTGCAGGGGCCGAAGATCGAACTGTCGCTCGACAAGAAGGCGCTGGTGGCCAAGGTGCACGACGCGCTCTATGCCTCGAAGGTCGTCAGCTATGCGCAGGGCTTCGACCTCATCCAGACCATGGGCGAGAAGAAGGAGTGGAAGCTCGACCTGGGCCGTATCGCGGCCATCTGGCGCGGCGGCTGCATCATCCGCGCGCGCTTCCTGAACCGCATCACCGACGCCTACCGCACCGACCCGTCACTGGGCAACCTGATGCTCGATCCGTTCTTCAAGGATCTCCTGAACCGCACGCAGCAGAACTGGCGCGAAGTGGTGGCGCTGGCGGTGAGCAACGGCATTCCGGTGCCGGCGTTCAGCGCGTCGCTGGCCTACTACGACAGCTACCGCACCGAGCGGCTGCCGGCGAACCTGCTGCAGGCGCAGCGGGACTTCTTCGGAGCCCACACCTATGAGCGCGTGGACAAGCCCGCCGGCGAGTTCTTCCATACCAACTGGCCGGAAGTCATCGGCTAG
- a CDS encoding thiol-disulfide oxidoreductase DCC family protein — MPTIAAYPLTVYFDAACALCTAEMSAMQARDSAARLNLVDCSPAGFDAGPAPRAALMTAIHAVDAAGQVFVGVPAIRACRDAVGLPSGSFLLDLPLVAPLAERAYAVLARNRYRLPHWLVALLAGKAARSSRTCAGGNCRI; from the coding sequence ATGCCCACCATCGCCGCCTACCCTCTGACCGTCTACTTCGATGCCGCCTGCGCCCTGTGCACGGCAGAAATGAGCGCGATGCAGGCGCGTGACTCCGCGGCCCGCCTGAACCTCGTCGACTGCTCGCCCGCCGGATTCGACGCCGGCCCGGCCCCGCGCGCGGCGCTGATGACCGCGATCCACGCCGTCGACGCAGCGGGGCAGGTGTTCGTGGGGGTTCCCGCCATCCGCGCCTGCCGCGACGCCGTCGGGTTGCCGAGCGGCAGTTTCCTGCTCGACCTGCCGCTGGTCGCGCCGCTGGCCGAGCGCGCCTATGCGGTGCTTGCGCGCAACCGCTACCGGCTGCCGCACTGGCTGGTGGCCCTGCTCGCCGGCAAGGCCGCGCGGTCGTCTCGCACCTGCGCCGGTGGCAATTGCCGGATCTGA
- a CDS encoding SRPBCC family protein — translation MSIEPEETRPHELPPIEADASQMRDMPKRRMPFAWFWPLLVGAAVALVLRIAFSGLPGQRFSAMLGSFIYLAPAVCGAVTVYMAERTERRSWGYCIWAPWVSTALFVVGTLLVFIEGMICAIVIVPLFSVMGSLGGLAMGIVCRITNWPRPALYSFALLPLVFGAIEPRWSNPEQISSTSRTLFIAAPAERVWHELNDARDIRPGEVGDAWAYRIGVPMPVAGVTEDTPEGRVRKVQWQKDVHFDEIITEWQPLQRVKWRYRFSPDSFPAGALDDHVVIGGHYFDLRDSAYTLTPREGGTELRIDVSWRVSTRFNWYADRVAQFLLGDFSEHILRFYKARSETAAAAA, via the coding sequence ATGAGCATCGAACCCGAAGAAACCAGGCCCCATGAACTCCCACCCATCGAGGCCGACGCTTCGCAGATGCGCGACATGCCCAAGCGCCGCATGCCCTTCGCGTGGTTCTGGCCGCTGCTCGTCGGCGCGGCGGTGGCCCTCGTTCTGCGCATTGCCTTCAGCGGCCTGCCGGGCCAGCGCTTCTCGGCCATGCTGGGTTCCTTCATCTATCTCGCTCCCGCGGTGTGCGGCGCGGTCACGGTCTACATGGCCGAGCGCACCGAGCGGCGCAGCTGGGGCTACTGCATCTGGGCGCCGTGGGTCTCGACCGCGCTCTTCGTCGTCGGCACGCTGCTGGTCTTCATCGAAGGGATGATCTGTGCCATCGTCATCGTGCCCTTGTTCAGTGTCATGGGCAGCCTCGGCGGCCTCGCGATGGGCATCGTCTGCCGCATCACCAACTGGCCCAGGCCGGCGCTCTACAGCTTCGCCTTGCTGCCGCTGGTCTTCGGCGCCATCGAGCCACGGTGGTCCAACCCCGAGCAGATCTCGAGCACCTCGCGCACCCTCTTCATCGCCGCGCCCGCCGAGCGCGTGTGGCACGAACTCAACGATGCGCGCGACATCCGGCCCGGTGAAGTCGGCGATGCCTGGGCCTACCGCATCGGCGTGCCGATGCCGGTGGCGGGCGTGACCGAAGACACCCCCGAAGGCCGCGTGCGCAAGGTGCAGTGGCAAAAGGACGTGCACTTCGACGAAATCATCACCGAGTGGCAGCCGCTGCAGCGCGTGAAGTGGCGCTACCGCTTCTCGCCCGACTCCTTTCCCGCCGGTGCGCTGGACGACCACGTGGTCATCGGCGGCCACTATTTCGACCTGCGCGATTCGGCCTACACGCTCACGCCGCGCGAGGGCGGCACGGAGCTTCGCATCGACGTTTCCTGGCGCGTGAGCACGCGCTTCAACTGGTATGCCGACCGCGTGGCGCAGTTCCTGCTGGGCGACTTCTCCGAGCACATCCTGCGCTTCTACAAGGCGCGCAGCGAAACCGCCGCGGCCGCCGCATGA
- a CDS encoding GNAT family N-acetyltransferase: protein MSAAQIPAFQLRSRDGAAEESLVLAGIWRRAWIAANRNAAVIEPITHWLRRVQTEFVPPADVVLAEREGQVLAFMVLLARREYVAQLFVEPHLRNQGLGQALLDEASVRMPQGWKLHVATSNTAAQRFYERYGLVRGAVDRHPASGRERVAYHWYPARPPPQSRRIG from the coding sequence ATGTCCGCAGCACAGATTCCCGCCTTCCAATTGCGGTCCCGCGACGGTGCCGCCGAAGAGAGCCTGGTGCTGGCCGGCATCTGGCGCCGCGCCTGGATTGCGGCCAACCGGAATGCCGCCGTCATCGAGCCGATCACGCATTGGCTGCGGCGCGTGCAAACCGAATTCGTGCCGCCCGCCGACGTGGTGCTGGCCGAACGCGAGGGCCAGGTGCTCGCCTTCATGGTGCTGCTGGCGCGGCGCGAATACGTGGCGCAGCTGTTCGTCGAGCCTCATCTTCGCAACCAGGGCCTCGGGCAGGCGCTGCTCGACGAAGCCAGCGTGCGCATGCCGCAGGGCTGGAAGCTCCACGTGGCCACCAGCAACACCGCGGCGCAGCGCTTCTACGAACGCTACGGCCTCGTGCGCGGCGCGGTCGACCGGCACCCGGCCAGCGGACGCGAACGGGTCGCCTACCATTGGTATCCGGCGCGCCCGCCACCACAGTCGCGACGTATTGGCTGA